One genomic region from Planctomycetota bacterium encodes:
- a CDS encoding alpha/beta hydrolase fold domain-containing protein has translation MLVSPAEISATEAIYRQTPQGPLALKIYQPPDLEDDDRRPAMVLYHGSGWIKGSINHFEPYARWLASRGMVVVTPAYRIRDEHGTTPFDAMDDAFVAFAWVRDNAERLHIDPAWLAAGGGSAGGGRLSRHARISAADGGGRMTGLALTAALLSAEPKPPDEPPNVLVILADDFGWMDLSIQGSEFYETPHIDELMARGTRPGWV, from the coding sequence ATGCTCGTTTCTCCGGCTGAGATTTCGGCAACCGAAGCGATCTACCGCCAGACGCCCCAAGGACCGTTGGCGTTGAAGATCTACCAGCCACCGGATCTTGAAGACGACGATCGTCGGCCGGCGATGGTGCTGTACCACGGGAGTGGGTGGATCAAGGGCAGCATTAATCACTTCGAGCCGTACGCGCGATGGTTGGCTTCGCGCGGGATGGTTGTCGTGACGCCGGCGTATCGCATTCGTGACGAGCATGGCACCACGCCGTTCGACGCGATGGACGACGCGTTCGTTGCGTTCGCTTGGGTGCGGGACAACGCGGAGCGGTTGCACATTGATCCGGCTTGGCTTGCGGCCGGCGGGGGTTCGGCTGGCGGTGGACGACTTTCTCGTCACGCTCGAATATCTGCCGCCGATGGTGGAGGTCGAATGACCGGCCTTGCGCTGACCGCCGCGCTTCTGTCCGCCGAACCGAAGCCGCCGGATGAGCCGCCGAATGTGCTGGTCATCTTGGCCGACGATTTTGGCTGGATGGATCTGTCGATCCAGGGCAGCGAGTTCTACGAAACGCCACACATCGACGAACTCATGGCGCGCGGCACCCGGCCCGGCTGGGTTTGA